The Polynucleobacter sp. VK25 genome segment AGGAACAGTTGGCCATGACGTAGTTACAGGAGCTCTAAGCTCCTCATCTGACTCCAATCTATCCGTCTAGCTTGCTTCAAAACGACCATCGTCGTTTACAACACGAACACCCTCTGCATTACGCGTTGCCAAGCGCTTTAAATATTTAAACGTTCCTGTAGCCATGCAGCAGATTTCGCCTTGATCGTTGTAGAGTTTGGCTTCACAAAAAGCCATCGTTGCAGTTCTGCGAACGGTATCTGCCTTAACACGCAATACTCCAGTGGCAGCCTGCATGAAATTATTTTTCATTTCTATAGTGACAACACTTCTATCGCCGGGATCTCCAGATCTGGCGGCAACGGCCATAGCAACATCCATCAAGGTCAATAGAACGCCACCATGGGCAACTTCCCAAGTGTTGTTATGTTCTGGTTTGAGTGCCAGCAAAATCTCACCCTTACCCATTACTGCGCTTAAGCAACGAACCCCGAGAAGCTTTAAAAAAGGAACGTTTAACTCTTCGCCTAAATTGGCCAATTGGGTCTGCGGGTTAATTTGAACTTGTTTATTCATAAGGTAATTCTAGAGGCATGTACGTAGATTGGGAAATCCCCCTAGAATAGGTCATATGGCCTTTACCTTAAGCGGCGATGACGTCTGCCAAACAGCCCTTCCCACCTCTATACCCAACCCATACTGGGTTGCTTTTTCGCCCTCTTCAGCCAAATTAGCGGGTATTACCATTGGTAAAAATAAGCTGCCAGAAGATCAAGCTTGGTTGGCGGTATTGTCTGGGAACCAGTTAAATACATCCGAGCATCATTTTTTAAACCCCATTGCTACGGTGTATAGCGGACATCAATTTGGCGTCTGGGCCGGACAACTTGGGGATGGTCGCGCAATATTGCTTGGCGATCTTGCCGGACAAGAGCTTCAACTGAAAGGAGCTGGTAAAACTCGGTTCTCACGCATGGGTGATGGCAGAGCTGTGTTACGTTCTTCTATCAGGGAGTTTCTATGCAGCGAAGCAATGCACGCTTTAGGTGTGCCAACAACTAGAGCCTTATCGGTTATTGGTTCTGATTTGCCGATAAGAAGAGAAACGATTGAAACAGCCGCAGTTTGCGCTCGACTTGCGCCCAGCTTCATTCGCGTTGGACACTTTGAGCATTTTGCTGCGCTCCAGGACCGCAATAGATTGAAAGAATTGGCTGATTATTTAATTGCAAGCCACTATCCCGAATGTCTTAAATCAGCGGCTCCTTATTTGGACCTATTTAGAAGTATTTGTGAACGTAATGCAAAACTGGTTGCGCAGTGGCAAGCTTTTGGCTTTTGCCATGGTGTACTCAATAGTGACAATATCAGTGTGCTCGGCTTGACAATGGACTATGGCCCTTTTGGGTTCTTGGATCAGTTTCAAATTGACCATATCTGCAACCATAGTGATCAAGGTGGTCGATATGCCTACCATCGCCAGCCGCAGATCATGCATTGGAATATGGCTTGTCTCGCAAGTGCCATGATTCCCCTACTCTCAGTCAATTCCAATGAGAATGAAGCGCAGGAGCAATTGCGTACTGCGCTTGAAGCTTTCCCTGTTACCTATGCGCAAGCATGGCAATCTCTATTCCGCAAGAAATTAGGCTTTGTAAGCTCACAAGACGGAGACATCGCCCTGATAGAAAGGTTGCTGCAAGCAATGCACGACTCCAGAATCGATTTCACGAATTTCTTCCGAAGTCTTGGGGCAATCAATACAAAAACGTCAATTCAACAGATTAATTTAAGAAATGATTTTATTGATCGGATCGCAATTGATGAGTGGTTTACTGATTACATAGAGCGCCTGAAGGCTGAATCAATTGCTGATTCTGATCGCAAAGAAGGCATGAATCGAGTCAATCCAAAGTATGTACTTCGAAATCATTTAGCGCAAACCGCTATTGAGCTTGCGCAAAAAAAGGATTTTTCTGAGGTAAATAAGCTTCTGATGATCCTGGAAAGTCCCTTTGATGAGCAGCCGGAGCATGAAGCATATTCATTTGCACCGCCGCCTAACCTTCCGTTGGTTGAAGTAAGCTGCTCTTCTTAGAGTCTAGATTTAGAGCCATTTTTTGGAGCCACCATGAAAAAAACTGACCACGAATATAAACAATCGCTGAGTGATATTGAATATCGAGTCACTCGAGAAGCGGCAACTGAAAGACCTTTCACGGGTAAATACTGGGATCACTGGGATCAAGGCCGCTATAAATGCGTCTGCTGCGGTACGCCTCTATTTCTATCCGACACTAAATTTGATGCCGGTTGTGGGTGGCCTAGTTACAACGCCCCTGAAGTTGCATCTTCTATTAAGGAAGTCCGCGATATCACTCACGGAATGATTCGTACGGAGGTTCGTTGTGCCAACTGTGACGCACATTTAGGACATGTATTTGAGGATGGGCCTATGCCAACTGGATTGCGCTATTGCATTAACTCCGCATCGCTTCATTTTGAGCCAAGCTCTAATGCCGCACCTACAAAGACTGAGGAATAAGCAAATAGCTGGATAATCCTATTATGAAATTTTTATTCGACCTCTTCCCCATCATCCTTTTTTTTGTTGCATTTAAATTTGGCGATATATACACGGCAACTATTGTTGCAATGGTTGCTACGATAGGTCAGATTCTCTGGGTCTATTACCGTCACCGCAAAATTGATGCAATGCAGTG includes the following:
- a CDS encoding PaaI family thioesterase, whose product is MNKQVQINPQTQLANLGEELNVPFLKLLGVRCLSAVMGKGEILLALKPEHNNTWEVAHGGVLLTLMDVAMAVAARSGDPGDRSVVTIEMKNNFMQAATGVLRVKADTVRRTATMAFCEAKLYNDQGEICCMATGTFKYLKRLATRNAEGVRVVNDDGRFEAS
- a CDS encoding YdiU family protein, which gives rise to MAFTLSGDDVCQTALPTSIPNPYWVAFSPSSAKLAGITIGKNKLPEDQAWLAVLSGNQLNTSEHHFLNPIATVYSGHQFGVWAGQLGDGRAILLGDLAGQELQLKGAGKTRFSRMGDGRAVLRSSIREFLCSEAMHALGVPTTRALSVIGSDLPIRRETIETAAVCARLAPSFIRVGHFEHFAALQDRNRLKELADYLIASHYPECLKSAAPYLDLFRSICERNAKLVAQWQAFGFCHGVLNSDNISVLGLTMDYGPFGFLDQFQIDHICNHSDQGGRYAYHRQPQIMHWNMACLASAMIPLLSVNSNENEAQEQLRTALEAFPVTYAQAWQSLFRKKLGFVSSQDGDIALIERLLQAMHDSRIDFTNFFRSLGAINTKTSIQQINLRNDFIDRIAIDEWFTDYIERLKAESIADSDRKEGMNRVNPKYVLRNHLAQTAIELAQKKDFSEVNKLLMILESPFDEQPEHEAYSFAPPPNLPLVEVSCSS
- the msrB gene encoding peptide-methionine (R)-S-oxide reductase MsrB — protein: MKKTDHEYKQSLSDIEYRVTREAATERPFTGKYWDHWDQGRYKCVCCGTPLFLSDTKFDAGCGWPSYNAPEVASSIKEVRDITHGMIRTEVRCANCDAHLGHVFEDGPMPTGLRYCINSASLHFEPSSNAAPTKTEE